TTCGGGGAACGTCAAAACTAGCGATTTTGAGCCGTCGTGGCAAGACGTTGTATTGCGGAGACTCAGGCCGCGCGGCGATCGGCTTCGGCGGCGACCGTCTGGCCCATCGACTGCGGGCAGACGTAGCGGACGGCGATGAGCCGGGCGCGGGAGTCATCGGTATCGCGGCGGACGACGGTCGCGGCGACGAGGTCGGTCATGCGCACCACCGCCCGGCCGCCGGTCAGATCCACCGCGACGCCCACCGCTTCGCCCGCGCGGATCGTGATCGGGCTCGTCAATTCGATCAGCGCCCCGCCGTGCGAAAGATTCCGCGACACGCCCGAGGCGTATCGGCGGCGGAGCGGGTCGAAAATCTTGACCGGACACTGCCGCGCCTGGCGTGAATCGAATCGCCGATCCGAGTTCGTATTCATAGTGCGTCTCCCAAAAGGTACAAAGCGTCTAATGGCAGATATCGGCCGAATGGGAGGGGGACTTTGGGGCCGGTGCGCGTTTTCGACCACCTCTGATGACACCCCAAAAGGGGCGCGCCCCACTCCGGAAGCACCCTCACCCCGGCCCTCTCCCGGGGGGAGAGGGGGTCAGAGGGTTTTGAGATATTCGATGACCGCGGCGCGTTCGTCGGGTTCGAGGTGGTCGCCGTAGGTGTGGCCGGCGTTGCCGTGGCCGGGGCGGGTGGTGTCGTAGATGAACTTGGAGCTGCCGCCGGGCGGCCGGGTGTAGCGCCAGCCGACGGCGTCGGGGTCATAGTCGGCGGGTCCGGTGCCGAAGGAGCGCTGCCAGTATTTGGGCCGCGTCGTTGAATCGAGGAGCGCGGCGAGCGTCGGCACGGACCCGTTGTGCAGATAGGGCGCGCTGGCCCAGATGCCGTCGAGCGGCGGCGCGACGTACCCGAGCCGGGGCGCGAGCTTGGCGCCATGCGCCGTCAGCGCGAACCACGAATGGTTGTAGCTGCGCACCTGACGCTCGAACGTGCGGACGGTCGCGTCCGCCAGCGCGCGGTCGGTGCCGACTTCGTCGAGACTGATCAGGTAATTGGGATAATCGGCGGGCGTGTCGTAGGAGCCGTGACACACGGCGCACTCGCGCCTGAACACGCCGCGGCCTTTGCGCGCCAGCGCCCGGTCGATCGGCCCGGGATAGCGCGGCGGCTCGAGCGTGTTCAGATACGCCAGCACATCCACGAAATGCTCGTCGATCTGCGCCGCCTCGTCGGTGTCGCGCAGCGTCATGAGCGAACTGGCCATCATCAGCCGGGCGAAATCGCCGCGGCCGACGGATGTGTAGAACATCGCGTGCTTCTTCTTGAGCACCCACCACGGCGGGACGTCGGTCGGAATCGTCGGCTGATCATCGGGCAGGGGATCGCGCGGCGTGTCGGACCACTTGAGCGTCACCGGATCGCGATACGCGGCGAGGACGAAGGCGAGTCGATCGGCGGA
The nucleotide sequence above comes from Planctomycetota bacterium. Encoded proteins:
- a CDS encoding c-type cytochrome; translated protein: MNRLLRTCVLLHLLIAPSARAVEPPVDTDHLQGPASFNTLKLPASEQRSGDPQRGREYLITGQYIRGGLPLKYVRQFMGDGAGNALKRDGDNAILPPDLTATTARNGVPVAAPNCLACHAQMLNGKLVVGLGNATLDMTTDGSQVSSVIQFAINQSAGPDSPEAMAYDDFRKVVAVIGPRVRTPTIGVNSADRLAFVLAAYRDPVTLKWSDTPRDPLPDDQPTIPTDVPPWWVLKKKHAMFYTSVGRGDFARLMMASSLMTLRDTDEAAQIDEHFVDVLAYLNTLEPPRYPGPIDRALARKGRGVFRRECAVCHGSYDTPADYPNYLISLDEVGTDRALADATVRTFERQVRSYNHSWFALTAHGAKLAPRLGYVAPPLDGIWASAPYLHNGSVPTLAALLDSTTRPKYWQRSFGTGPADYDPDAVGWRYTRPPGGSSKFIYDTTRPGHGNAGHTYGDHLEPDERAAVIEYLKTL